From Streptomyces durmitorensis, a single genomic window includes:
- the dxr gene encoding 1-deoxy-D-xylulose-5-phosphate reductoisomerase, with the protein MSDSPAPLADPHLVFDPVVTDGPRDIVILGSTGSIGTQAIDLVLRNPRRFRVTALSAAGGRVALLAEQARQLRVRTVAVAREDVVPALREALKGQYGTEPLPEILAGPDAAAQLAASACHTVLNGITGSIGLAPTLAALEAGRTLALANKESLIVGGPLVKALAKPGQIIPVDSEHAALFQALASGTRADVRKLVVTASGGPFRGRTKADLANVTPEDALAHPTWAMGPVITVNSATLVNKGLEVIEAHLLYDIPFERIEVVVHPQSYVHSMVEFTDGSTLAQATPPDMGGPIAIGIGWPERVPDAAPAFDWTKASSWEFFPLDNDAFPSVGLARHVGKLAGTAPAVFNAANEECVDAFLNGALPFNGIMETVTKVVAEHGTPSAGTSLTVADVLEAETWARARARELTAKATAEARA; encoded by the coding sequence ATGAGCGACAGTCCAGCCCCCCTCGCCGACCCGCATCTCGTCTTCGACCCCGTCGTCACGGACGGCCCGCGGGACATCGTCATCCTCGGCTCGACCGGGTCGATCGGCACCCAGGCCATCGATCTCGTCCTGCGCAACCCCCGTCGCTTCCGCGTCACCGCGCTCTCCGCCGCGGGCGGCCGCGTCGCGCTGCTCGCCGAGCAGGCCAGGCAGCTGCGGGTGCGGACCGTCGCGGTGGCCCGCGAGGACGTCGTACCGGCGCTGCGCGAGGCGCTCAAGGGGCAGTACGGCACCGAGCCGCTGCCCGAGATCCTCGCCGGGCCCGACGCGGCCGCGCAGCTCGCCGCGTCGGCGTGCCACACCGTCCTGAACGGCATCACCGGATCCATCGGGCTCGCGCCCACCCTCGCCGCCCTTGAGGCGGGCCGCACCCTCGCGCTCGCCAACAAGGAGTCGCTGATCGTCGGCGGCCCCCTGGTGAAGGCGCTCGCGAAGCCGGGGCAGATCATCCCGGTCGACTCCGAGCACGCCGCGCTCTTCCAGGCGCTCGCCTCGGGCACCCGCGCCGACGTGCGCAAACTGGTCGTCACGGCCTCCGGGGGCCCGTTCCGGGGACGTACGAAGGCCGATCTGGCGAACGTCACGCCCGAGGACGCGCTCGCGCACCCGACCTGGGCCATGGGCCCGGTCATCACCGTCAACTCCGCGACGCTCGTGAACAAGGGCCTGGAAGTCATCGAGGCGCACCTCCTCTACGACATCCCCTTCGAGCGCATCGAGGTCGTCGTCCACCCGCAGTCCTACGTGCACTCCATGGTCGAGTTCACCGACGGATCGACGCTGGCCCAGGCCACGCCGCCCGACATGGGCGGCCCGATCGCCATCGGCATCGGCTGGCCCGAGCGCGTGCCGGACGCCGCTCCCGCCTTCGACTGGACGAAGGCGTCGAGCTGGGAGTTCTTCCCCCTCGACAACGACGCTTTTCCGTCGGTCGGGCTCGCCCGGCACGTGGGGAAGCTCGCGGGCACGGCCCCGGCGGTGTTCAATGCGGCCAACGAGGAGTGCGTGGACGCGTTCTTGAACGGCGCCCTGCCCTTCAACGGGATCATGGAGACCGTGACGAAGGTCGTCGCCGAACACGGCACGCCGTCCGCGGGAACTTCCCTGACCGTCGCGGACGTCCTCGAAGCGGAGACCTGGGCGCGTGCCCGGGCCCGTGAACTGACGGCGAAGGCGACCGCGGAGGCCCGCGCATGA
- a CDS encoding PucR family transcriptional regulator, which yields MPPTLASLVHHSALKLTVRAGEEHLDAPVRWAHASELTDPVPYMEGGELLMITALKLDAEDPEAMRRYVKRLAAAGVVGLGFAVGVHYKDIPDALVAAAADEGLPLLEVPRRTPFLAISKAVSAAIAADQYRAVTAGFAAQRELTKQALSDGPEGLLGALAGQVDGWAALYDASGAVVATAPEWATRRAARLTSDVERLRDRAAPASAVVAGAEDRVELHSIGTGRRPRAALAVGTASTLGTAERYALHSAIALLTLTTERNRSLQAAEGRVGSAVLRMLLAGEPDHARTVAGELYGSLLDAPFRLVVAEVPASAPEDGDPFAGLTDAVESAAARAGEALLVVPYGERLVLLVVDGGAGAAACVAFAQTLEAGRTEAPEGAAGDGAALLLGLSAPAGPIAAATAYKQADQALSIARRRGRALVEHEDLAAGSVLPLLADDAVRAFADGLLRALFEHDATGRGDLIASLRAWLSRHGQWDAAAADLGVHRHTLRYRMRRVEEILGRSLDDPDVRMELWLSLKATSSGTE from the coding sequence ATGCCGCCCACGCTCGCCTCCCTCGTCCATCACTCCGCACTGAAGCTCACCGTGCGCGCGGGTGAGGAACATCTGGACGCGCCCGTGCGCTGGGCGCACGCCAGTGAGCTCACCGACCCCGTGCCCTACATGGAGGGCGGCGAGCTCCTCATGATCACCGCGCTCAAGCTGGACGCGGAGGATCCGGAGGCGATGCGCCGCTATGTGAAGCGGCTCGCGGCGGCGGGAGTCGTCGGGCTCGGGTTCGCGGTCGGCGTGCATTACAAGGACATCCCGGACGCCTTGGTCGCGGCAGCCGCGGACGAAGGGCTTCCGCTCCTCGAAGTGCCGCGGCGCACGCCCTTCCTCGCCATCAGCAAGGCCGTCTCCGCCGCCATCGCCGCCGACCAGTACCGCGCCGTCACGGCGGGCTTCGCCGCCCAGCGCGAGCTGACCAAGCAGGCGCTGAGCGACGGCCCCGAGGGACTCCTCGGCGCGCTCGCCGGTCAGGTCGACGGCTGGGCCGCGCTGTACGACGCGTCAGGCGCCGTCGTCGCCACGGCCCCCGAGTGGGCCACCCGCCGGGCCGCCAGGCTCACCTCCGACGTCGAGCGGCTGCGGGACCGCGCCGCACCGGCGAGCGCGGTCGTCGCGGGCGCCGAGGACCGGGTGGAGCTGCACTCGATCGGCACGGGACGGCGCCCCCGCGCCGCGCTCGCCGTCGGCACGGCATCCACCCTCGGCACCGCCGAGCGGTACGCACTGCACTCGGCCATAGCGCTGCTCACCCTCACCACCGAGCGCAACCGCTCCCTCCAGGCCGCCGAGGGCCGCGTCGGCTCCGCCGTGCTTCGGATGCTGCTCGCCGGGGAGCCGGACCACGCCCGCACGGTGGCGGGGGAGCTGTACGGAAGCCTGCTGGACGCGCCGTTCCGGCTGGTCGTCGCCGAGGTGCCCGCATCCGCCCCGGAGGACGGCGACCCGTTCGCCGGGCTCACGGACGCCGTCGAGTCGGCCGCCGCCCGCGCCGGCGAGGCACTCCTCGTCGTCCCCTACGGCGAGCGGCTCGTGCTGCTCGTCGTGGACGGCGGCGCGGGCGCCGCGGCCTGCGTGGCGTTCGCGCAGACGCTGGAGGCCGGGCGTACGGAGGCACCGGAGGGCGCCGCGGGCGACGGGGCCGCTCTCCTCCTCGGGCTCTCCGCGCCCGCGGGGCCCATCGCGGCGGCCACCGCGTACAAGCAGGCCGACCAGGCGCTGTCCATCGCCCGGCGCCGGGGCCGCGCGCTGGTCGAGCACGAGGACCTCGCGGCGGGCTCGGTCCTGCCGCTGCTCGCCGACGACGCGGTACGGGCGTTCGCCGACGGTCTGCTGCGCGCCCTGTTCGAACACGACGCCACCGGCCGCGGCGACCTGATCGCATCCCTGCGCGCCTGGCTCTCGCGCCACGGCCAGTGGGACGCGGCAGCCGCGGACCTGGGCGTCCACCGCCACACGCTGCGCTATCGCATGCGCAGGGTCGAGGAGATCCTGGGCCGCTCCCTGGACGACCCGGACGTCCGCATGGAGCTGTGGCTGTCGCTGAAGGCGACATCGAGCGGTACGGAGTAG
- a CDS encoding M50 family metallopeptidase, translating to MTTLMMILGIVVFAVGLLFSIAWHELGHLSTAKLFGIRVPQYMVGFGPTIFSRKKGDTEYGIKAIPLGGYIRMIGMFPPGPDGRIEARSTSPWRGMIEDARSAAFEELEPGDETRLFYTRKPWKRVIVMFAGPFMNLILAVAIFLGVMMTFGISTQTTTVGKVSDCVIQQSENRSKCEKGDTAAPAKAAGLKLGDKIVAFQGQPVDDWSALQGKIRETIGPATITVERDGKQVDLHANLIKNQVSKTDGEGGYVEGKYVYAGFLGFTPATGVVQQGFGDSVNRMGDMMENGVESLIALPSKIPDLWDAAFGDGDRKQDSPMGVVGAARVGGEVFTLDIPPENQIAMMLFLVAGFNLSLFLFNMLPLLPLDGGHIAGALWESVRRKAAKLLKRPDPGPFDVAKLMPVAYVVAGIFICFTILVLIADVVNPVRIS from the coding sequence ATGACGACCTTGATGATGATCCTCGGCATAGTCGTCTTCGCGGTCGGGCTGCTGTTCTCGATCGCCTGGCACGAGCTGGGCCACCTGTCGACCGCCAAGCTGTTCGGCATCCGCGTGCCGCAGTACATGGTCGGCTTCGGCCCGACGATCTTCTCGCGCAAGAAGGGCGACACCGAGTACGGCATCAAGGCCATCCCCCTCGGCGGCTACATCCGCATGATCGGCATGTTCCCGCCGGGACCGGACGGCCGCATAGAGGCACGCTCCACGTCCCCCTGGCGCGGCATGATCGAGGACGCGCGGTCGGCCGCCTTCGAGGAGCTCGAACCCGGCGACGAAACCCGCCTCTTCTACACGCGCAAGCCGTGGAAGCGCGTGATCGTGATGTTCGCGGGTCCGTTCATGAACCTCATCCTCGCCGTGGCGATCTTCCTCGGCGTGATGATGACCTTCGGCATCAGCACGCAGACGACGACGGTCGGCAAGGTGTCCGACTGCGTCATCCAGCAGAGCGAGAACCGCTCCAAGTGCGAGAAGGGCGACACGGCCGCGCCCGCCAAGGCGGCAGGCCTGAAGCTCGGCGACAAGATCGTGGCCTTCCAGGGGCAGCCCGTCGACGACTGGTCCGCGCTCCAGGGCAAGATCCGCGAGACCATCGGCCCGGCCACCATCACGGTCGAGCGCGACGGCAAGCAGGTCGACCTGCACGCCAACCTCATCAAGAACCAGGTCAGCAAGACGGACGGAGAGGGTGGCTACGTAGAGGGCAAGTACGTCTACGCGGGCTTCCTCGGCTTCACCCCCGCCACCGGCGTCGTCCAGCAGGGCTTCGGCGACTCCGTGAACCGCATGGGCGACATGATGGAGAACGGCGTCGAGTCGCTCATCGCACTGCCGTCCAAGATCCCCGACCTGTGGGACGCGGCCTTCGGTGACGGCGACCGCAAGCAGGACTCCCCGATGGGCGTCGTCGGCGCGGCCCGCGTGGGCGGCGAGGTCTTCACCCTTGACATCCCGCCGGAGAACCAGATCGCGATGATGCTGTTCCTGGTCGCGGGCTTCAACCTCTCCCTCTTCCTGTTCAACATGCTGCCGCTGCTTCCGCTGGACGGCGGGCACATCGCGGGAGCGCTGTGGGAGTCGGTGCGGCGCAAGGCGGCCAAGCTCCTGAAGCGGCCCGACCCGGGCCCCTTCGACGTCGCGAAGCTGATGCCCGTCGCCTATGTGGTGGCCGGAATCTTCATCTGCTTCACGATCCTGGTCCTGATCGCGGACGTGGTTAACCCGGTGAGAATCTCCTGA
- the ispG gene encoding flavodoxin-dependent (E)-4-hydroxy-3-methylbut-2-enyl-diphosphate synthase, producing MTAVSLGIPSVPTKLADRRVSRKIQVGTVAVGGDAPVSVQSMTTTRTSDIGATLQQIAELTASGCQIVRVACPTQDDADALSTIARKSQIPVIADIHFQPKYVFAAIDAGCAAVRVNPGNIKQFDDKVKEIARAANDAGTPIRIGVNAGSLDARLLKKYGKATPEALVESALWEASLFEEHGFRDIKISVKHNDPVVMVNAYRQLAAQSDYPLHLGVTEAGPAFQGTIKSAVAFGALLSEGIGDTIRVSLSAPPVEEIKVGIQILESLNLKPRRLEIVSCPSCGRAQVDVYKLAEEVTAGLDGMEVPLRVAVMGCVVNGPGEAREADLGVASGNGKGQIFVKGEVIKTVPESKIVETLIEEAMKIAEQMEKDGVPSGEPSVAVAG from the coding sequence ATGACTGCCGTTTCTCTCGGAATCCCGTCCGTACCGACCAAGCTCGCCGACCGCCGTGTCAGCCGCAAGATCCAGGTCGGTACGGTCGCCGTCGGCGGGGACGCACCGGTCTCGGTGCAGTCGATGACCACGACGCGTACGTCCGACATCGGGGCGACGCTGCAGCAGATCGCGGAGCTGACCGCGTCCGGCTGCCAGATCGTGCGGGTCGCCTGCCCGACGCAGGACGACGCGGACGCGCTGTCCACGATCGCGCGGAAGTCGCAGATCCCGGTCATCGCCGACATCCACTTCCAGCCGAAGTACGTCTTCGCCGCGATCGACGCCGGCTGCGCCGCGGTGCGCGTGAACCCCGGCAACATCAAGCAGTTCGACGACAAGGTCAAGGAGATCGCGCGGGCCGCGAACGACGCGGGCACCCCGATCCGCATCGGCGTCAACGCGGGCTCCCTGGACGCGCGCCTTCTCAAGAAGTACGGCAAGGCCACCCCGGAGGCCCTGGTCGAGTCGGCCCTGTGGGAGGCGTCGCTCTTCGAGGAGCACGGCTTCCGGGACATCAAGATCTCGGTCAAGCACAACGACCCGGTGGTCATGGTCAACGCCTACCGGCAACTGGCCGCCCAGAGCGACTACCCCCTGCACCTCGGCGTGACGGAGGCGGGCCCGGCCTTCCAGGGCACGATCAAGTCGGCGGTCGCCTTCGGCGCGCTGCTCTCCGAGGGCATCGGCGACACGATCCGCGTCTCCCTCTCGGCCCCGCCGGTGGAGGAGATCAAGGTCGGCATCCAGATCCTGGAGTCCCTCAACCTCAAGCCGCGCCGCCTGGAGATCGTCTCCTGCCCGTCCTGCGGCCGCGCCCAGGTCGACGTCTACAAGCTGGCCGAAGAGGTCACCGCGGGCCTCGACGGCATGGAGGTCCCCCTCCGCGTCGCCGTCATGGGCTGCGTCGTGAACGGCCCCGGCGAGGCCCGCGAGGCCGACCTCGGCGTCGCGTCCGGCAACGGCAAGGGGCAGATCTTCGTCAAGGGCGAGGTCATCAAGACCGTCCCCGAGTCGAAGATCGTGGAGACCCTCATCGAAGAGGCGATGAAGATCGCCGAGCAGATGGAGAAGGACGGGGTCCCCTCCGGGGAGCCGTCGGTGGCCGTAGCCGGCTGA
- a CDS encoding aldehyde dehydrogenase family protein produces MTSIHAFWLAGRQTTGETTLDVTSPWDGRVVGKAAVPTDAQVEEAVAAAYAVRDEFAATPAHVRAAALDHVSRRLVERTEEIAQLISAENGKPIKWARGEVGRAVSVFRFASEEARRFNGGEAQRLDTDAGGQGRLAFTRRFSKGVVLGIAPFNFPLNLCAHKIAPAIASGTPIILKPAPATPLSGLLIGELLAETELPAGSWSVLPVANEKMPALVQDERLPVISFTGSEKVGYAILDSVPRKHCTLELGGNGAAVVLPDFSSDEDLDWAASRIATFSNYQGGQSCISVQRVIADASVYDRLVPRVLAAIEAQVTGDPSDPKTDVGPLVNEDAAKRVESWVDEAVQAGAQLLAGGKRDGASYAPTVLADVPADVTIACEEVFGPVLTIKKVDGEAEAFAAVNDSKYGLQAGVFTHDLQTAFRAHRDLEVGGVVIGDAPSYRADQMPYGGVKQSGVGREGVRFAMDDYTYERVMVLTGLAL; encoded by the coding sequence ATGACTTCCATCCACGCCTTCTGGCTCGCCGGTCGCCAGACCACCGGTGAGACCACTCTCGACGTCACCTCGCCCTGGGACGGGCGGGTCGTCGGCAAGGCGGCCGTCCCGACCGACGCCCAGGTCGAGGAGGCCGTCGCCGCCGCGTACGCGGTGCGCGACGAGTTCGCCGCGACCCCGGCGCACGTGCGGGCCGCCGCCCTCGACCACGTGAGCCGCAGGCTCGTCGAGCGGACGGAAGAGATCGCCCAGCTCATCTCCGCCGAGAACGGCAAGCCGATCAAGTGGGCCCGCGGCGAGGTCGGCCGTGCGGTCTCCGTCTTCCGCTTCGCCTCGGAGGAAGCACGCCGGTTCAACGGCGGCGAGGCCCAGCGCCTCGACACCGACGCCGGTGGCCAGGGGCGTCTCGCCTTCACGCGCCGCTTCTCCAAGGGTGTCGTCCTGGGCATCGCGCCGTTCAACTTCCCGCTGAACCTCTGCGCCCACAAGATCGCCCCGGCCATCGCGTCCGGCACGCCGATCATCCTCAAGCCCGCGCCCGCGACCCCCCTCTCCGGTCTCCTCATCGGCGAGCTGCTCGCCGAGACCGAGCTGCCCGCCGGGTCCTGGTCGGTCCTGCCGGTCGCGAACGAGAAGATGCCCGCCCTCGTGCAGGACGAGCGCCTTCCCGTCATCTCCTTCACGGGCTCCGAGAAGGTCGGCTACGCGATCCTGGACTCGGTGCCGCGCAAGCACTGCACCCTGGAGCTCGGCGGGAACGGCGCCGCCGTCGTCCTGCCCGACTTCTCCTCCGACGAGGACCTCGACTGGGCGGCCTCGCGCATCGCGACGTTCTCCAACTACCAGGGCGGCCAGTCCTGCATCTCGGTGCAGCGCGTCATCGCCGACGCCTCCGTGTACGACCGGCTCGTGCCGCGCGTCCTGGCGGCCATCGAGGCCCAGGTCACCGGTGACCCGTCCGACCCGAAGACCGACGTCGGCCCGCTCGTCAACGAGGACGCCGCCAAGCGCGTCGAGTCCTGGGTCGACGAGGCCGTCCAGGCGGGCGCCCAGCTGCTCGCGGGCGGCAAGCGGGACGGCGCCTCGTACGCGCCGACCGTGCTCGCCGACGTACCGGCCGATGTGACGATCGCCTGCGAGGAGGTCTTCGGACCGGTCCTCACGATCAAGAAGGTGGACGGCGAGGCGGAGGCGTTCGCCGCCGTCAACGACTCCAAGTACGGCCTCCAGGCGGGCGTCTTCACGCACGACCTGCAGACCGCCTTCCGCGCGCACCGCGACCTGGAGGTCGGCGGCGTGGTCATCGGCGACGCCCCCTCCTATCGCGCCGACCAGATGCCGTACGGCGGCGTCAAGCAGTCCGGCGTGGGCCGCGAGGGCGTCCGCTTCGCGATGGACGACTACACGTACGAGCGGGTCATGGTCCTGACGGGCCTCGCCCTGTAA
- a CDS encoding acyl-CoA dehydrogenase family protein encodes MSAPTPPPSGPSVTEREARQVAEAAREQDWRKPSFAKELFLGRFRLDLIHPHPMPPDEDARRGEEFLAKLRDFCETKIDSARIEREAKIPDEVINGLKELGALGMKIDVKYGGLGLTQVYYNKALALVGSANPSIGALLSAHQSIGVPQPLKQFGTQEQKDEFLPRCARTDISAFLLTEPDVGSDPARLATTAVPDGDDYVLDGVKLWTTNGVVADLLVVMARVPKSEGHKGGITAFVVEAAAQGITVENRNAFMGLRGLENGVTRFHQVRVPAAHRIGPEGAGLKIALTTLNTGRLSLPAMCVGAGKWCLKIAREWSGAREQWGKPVAFHEAVGAKISFIAATTFALEAVLDLSSQMADEDRNDIRIEAALAKLYGSEMGCLMADELVQIRGGRGFETAESLAARGERAVPAEQVLRDLRINRIFEGSTEIMHLLIAREAVDAHLKVAGDLIDPDKSLTDKAKAGARAGGFYARWLPKLVTGPGQLPSSYSEFHPDGHADLSPHLRYVERNARKLARSTFYAMSRWQGKMETKQGFLGRVVDIGAELFAMSAACVRAELLRTTEDYGREAYQLADTFCHQSRIRVDELFDRLWTNTDDIDRKVVKGVLSGTYTWLEEGVVDPSGEGPWIADATPGASTRENVHRPIR; translated from the coding sequence ATGTCCGCACCAACCCCACCCCCTTCCGGGCCGTCCGTCACCGAACGCGAGGCCAGGCAGGTCGCCGAGGCCGCCCGCGAACAGGACTGGCGCAAGCCGAGCTTCGCCAAGGAACTCTTCCTCGGCCGCTTCCGGCTCGACCTGATCCATCCGCACCCCATGCCCCCGGACGAGGACGCGAGGCGCGGCGAGGAGTTCCTCGCCAAGCTCCGCGACTTCTGCGAGACGAAGATCGACTCGGCCCGCATCGAGCGCGAGGCGAAGATCCCCGACGAGGTCATCAACGGCCTCAAGGAGCTCGGCGCCCTCGGCATGAAGATCGACGTGAAGTACGGCGGGCTCGGCCTCACGCAGGTCTACTACAACAAGGCGCTGGCCCTCGTCGGCTCCGCGAACCCGTCGATCGGCGCGCTGCTCTCCGCCCACCAGTCGATCGGCGTACCGCAGCCGCTCAAGCAGTTCGGCACCCAGGAGCAGAAGGACGAGTTCCTGCCGCGCTGTGCCCGCACGGACATCAGCGCGTTCCTCCTGACCGAGCCGGACGTCGGCTCCGACCCGGCGCGCCTGGCCACCACCGCGGTGCCCGACGGGGACGACTACGTCCTGGACGGCGTGAAGCTGTGGACCACGAACGGCGTCGTCGCCGACCTCCTGGTCGTCATGGCGCGCGTACCGAAGTCCGAGGGCCACAAGGGCGGCATCACGGCCTTCGTGGTCGAGGCGGCGGCGCAGGGCATCACCGTCGAGAACCGCAACGCCTTCATGGGCCTGCGCGGCCTGGAGAACGGCGTGACCCGCTTCCACCAGGTCCGCGTCCCCGCCGCGCACCGCATCGGCCCGGAGGGCGCGGGCCTGAAGATCGCCCTGACGACCCTCAACACCGGCCGCCTCTCGCTGCCCGCGATGTGCGTCGGCGCGGGCAAGTGGTGCCTGAAGATCGCCCGTGAGTGGTCGGGCGCGCGGGAGCAGTGGGGCAAGCCGGTCGCGTTCCACGAGGCGGTCGGCGCGAAGATCTCGTTCATCGCGGCGACGACCTTCGCCCTGGAGGCCGTACTCGACCTCTCCTCCCAGATGGCCGACGAGGACCGCAACGACATCCGCATCGAGGCGGCGCTCGCCAAGCTGTACGGCTCCGAGATGGGCTGTCTGATGGCCGACGAGCTGGTGCAGATCCGCGGCGGCCGCGGCTTCGAGACCGCCGAGTCCCTCGCGGCCCGAGGCGAACGCGCGGTCCCGGCGGAACAGGTCCTGCGCGACCTGCGCATCAACCGCATCTTCGAGGGCTCGACGGAGATCATGCACCTCCTGATCGCCCGCGAGGCGGTGGACGCGCACCTGAAGGTGGCCGGGGACCTGATCGACCCGGACAAGTCCCTGACCGACAAGGCGAAGGCGGGCGCGAGGGCAGGCGGCTTCTACGCCCGCTGGCTCCCGAAGCTGGTCACGGGCCCGGGGCAGCTCCCCAGCTCGTACTCCGAGTTCCACCCCGACGGCCACGCGGACCTCTCCCCGCACCTGCGCTACGTGGAGCGAAACGCCCGCAAGCTGGCCCGCTCGACGTTCTACGCGATGTCGCGCTGGCAGGGAAAGATGGAGACCAAGCAGGGCTTTCTGGGCCGCGTCGTCGACATCGGCGCCGAACTCTTCGCGATGAGCGCGGCGTGCGTACGCGCGGAGCTCCTGCGGACGACCGAGGACTACGGCCGCGAGGCCTACCAACTGGCCGACACGTTCTGCCACCAGTCCCGCATCCGCGTCGACGAGCTCTTCGACCGCCTGTGGACCAACACGGACGACATCGACCGCAAGGTGGTCAAGGGCGTCCTGTCCGGCACCTACACCTGGCTGGAGGAGGGCGTCGTCGACCCCAGCGGCGAAGGCCCCTGGATCGCGGACGCCACACCGGGCGCGAGCACACGGGAGAACGTCCACCGGCCGATCCGCTGA